Proteins encoded together in one Impatiens glandulifera chromosome 1, dImpGla2.1, whole genome shotgun sequence window:
- the LOC124943988 gene encoding uncharacterized protein LOC124943988, producing the protein MQVENKKTAKEVWDCLKTRFVGADHVKNARLQTLKSEFDRMHMNDSESLDQYDGQLTSISIKFINVVADIEQFYNLEKLTFEEAIGRLKAFEERTRKRSTNIGENEGQVLLTQEEWKARLKKDEEDSMNQWKKDSTDSGTRGQGGRTRGKGLGRGGQGAPSQKDKEGGSGGRRAPRDKSHIRCFNCNEMGHYSTQCREKKNEVSHLTHTDNVEPALLMAILEEIPPINVVMLNEMKLTPEILEAKNDETSRDAWFLDNDAINYMTDDKEKFFELDKVVTENVKFGDGSTIQICGKGSIMFKCKNGDQWLLEGIFSFLL; encoded by the exons ATGCAGGTGGAAAATAAGAAGACGGCAAAGGAAGTATGGGATTGTCTCAAGACGAGGTTCGTCGGTGCAGACCATGTAAAGAATGCACGATTGCAGACATTGAAGAGTGAGTTTGATAGGATGCATATGAATGACAGTGAGTCGCTCGATCAATATGATGGTCAACTCACATCCATATCGATCAA GTTTATCAATGTGGTAGCCGACATCGAGCAATTTTACAACCTCGAGAAGTTAACATTCGAGGAAGCAATTGGAAGGCTGAAGGCCTTCGAGGAGCGCACGCGCAAGAGAAGCACAAATATTGGAGAAAACGAAGGACAAGTGTTACTCACTCAAGAGGAGTGGAAGGCACGGTTGAAAAAGGACGAGGAAGACTCGATGAATCAGTGGAAAAAGGATTCCACAGATAGTGGGACCCGTGGTCAAGGAGGTAGAACCCGAGGTAAAGGCCTAGGGAGAGGAGGCCAAGGAGCACCATCTCAGAAAGACAAAGAAGGTGGTTCAGGTGGTCGAAGAGCTCCTCGAGACAAGAGTCACATTCGCTGTTTTAATTGCAACGAGATGGGACATTACTCAACACAATGTCGAGAAAAGAAGAACGAGGTATCACACCTTACCCACACAGACAATGTCGAACCAGCATTGCTTATGGCAATCTTAGAGGAGATTCCGCCAATTAATGTTGTCATGCTGAATGAAATGAAGTTGACTCCAGAAATTTTAGAAGCTAAGAACGACGAGACATCAAGAGATGCTTGGTTCTTAGACAACGACGCTATCAATTACATGACTGACGATAAAGAGAAGTTCTTTGAACTAGACAAGGTAGTCACCGAAAATGTGAAATTCGGAGATGGTTCCACGATACAAATTTGTGGAAAAGGTTCCATCATGTTCAAATGCAAAAATGGCGACCAGTGGCTTCTCGAGGGAATTTTTTCATTCCTTCTTTAA